A genomic window from Pecten maximus chromosome 4, xPecMax1.1, whole genome shotgun sequence includes:
- the LOC117325610 gene encoding membralin-like, whose amino-acid sequence MNNPDLENNNNNDGRRNNNQGRGPQNPLVNVRDRLFHALFYRIALTYARTFPKPVRRILEFAVLLKALCVLAILAYIHIVFARTPINCLSSIQKTWPRHGILRVEIVQNASENYSLVNSYEKEYSDFSLHLFNDHAEEEQETGDDETVEPRTEDIFPSNGQYTNSSGGNETIVEIIDTAEVNKESVPVVVPVVDPGGDEERNVEIEAENPDVDGENQEGNVTKMSQNTNTVSDTGYETFTDSYPLSEIEMLAKVVWPEEKYIVEYALEYGFLRLSPKTRQRLNITVMLVTLDPIKDECFGDSISRFLLDEFLGYDDILMSSIKQLAEHEDNKGYLRNVVTGEHYRFVSMWMARSSYLAAAFIMLVFTLSVSTLLRYSHHQIFIFIVDLLQMLEMNVTVAFPAAPLLTVILALVGMEAIMSEFFNDTTTAFYIILIVWIADQYDAICCHTDISKRHWLRFFYLYHFAFYAYHYRFNGQYSGLALFTSWLFIQHSMIYFFHHYELPAILQQARIQQIVNQNQQQNNPDPAPNAGQTGEQATPNGQVPAPNVDVGQPSPLPTESNDSVDAMYQSANQTPGQEPVDAMYQSANQTPGQEPSNSLSDMSTVLPSSVGSLSAAGINSNNSDDTGQVYASNSLENDINIGSDINQRSLDIKSPSTLSGETNGAPTNVYTHDTGGRETDSKARETTDPISPQLEGDNPPSLQQNCDNGKTGIPTSNLEHNDSSVGSQRFNTNNSAVDGGATG is encoded by the exons ATGAATAATCCAGACCTAGAGAACAACAACAATAATGATGGACGGCGTAATAACAACCAGGGAAGAGGGCCACAGAATCCATTGGTGAATGTGCGTGACAGACTGTTCCATGCCCTGTTCTACAGAATAGCACTGACTTATGCCAGAACTTTCCCTAAACCTGTCAGAAGAATTCTGGAATTTGCTGTACTTTTGAAG GCTTTGTGTGTTCTGGCCATTTTGGCATACATCCACATTGTATTTGCACGGACACCCATCAACTGTTTGTCAAGCATTCAGAAGACTTGGCCCAGACATGGGATCCTGAGAGTCGAAATTGTACAAAATGCATCAGAGAACTACAGTCTTGTCAACTCCTATGAAAAAGAGTACTCAGATTTCAGTTTACATTTGTTTAATGACCATGCTGAGGAAGAACAAGAAACAGGGGATGATGAAACCGTTGAACCAAGAACAGAAGACATCTTCCCCAGTAATGGACAATATACAAATTCTTCAGGAGGAAATGAGACTATAGTAGAAATCATTGATACAGCAGAGGTAAATAAAGAGTCGGTTCCTGTAGTGGTTCCTGTAGTGGATCCTGGTGGAGATGAGGAAAGGAATGTGGAGATTGAGGCAGAGAATCCTGATGTGGATGGGGAGAATCAAGAAGGGAATGTCACAAAGATGAGTCAGAATACCAATACTGTTAGTGACACAGGCTATGAAACCTTTACTGACTCCTACCCCCTATCAGAAATTGAAATGCTGGCCAAAGTAG TGTGGCCAGAGGAGAAATACATTGTGGAATATGCACTGGAGTATGGGTTCTTGAGGCTGTCTCCAAAAACAAGACAGAGACTAAATATAACAGTCATGCTTGTCACATTGG ATCCCATAAAGGATGAATGTTTTGGTGACAGCATCAGTCGGTTTTTACTGGACGAATTCCTTGGGTATGATGATATACTGATGTCCAGTATAAAACAGTTGGCAGAGCATGAAGATAACAAAG GTTACCTGAGGAATGTAGTAACGGGAGAACACTACCGATTCGTCAGTATGTGGATGGCCAGGAGTTCTTACCTGGCTGCAGCCTTCATCATGTTAGTCTTT aCATTGTCAGTCTCAACTTTACTGAGATATTCTCATCATCAGATTTTCATCTTTATAG TTGATTTACTGCAAATGTTGGAGATGAATGTCACTGTAGCTTTTCCAGCAGCTCCTCTTCTTACTGTAATATTAGCACTTGTCG GTATGGAGGCCATTATGTCTGAATTCTTTAACGACACGACCACTGCATTTTACATTATCCTGATAGTATGGATAGCTGATCAGTACGATGCTATATGTTGTCACACAGACATCAGTAAACGACATTGGTTAAG ATTCTTTTACCTTTACCATTTTGCATTTTATGCCTACCACTACCGTTTTAATGGACAGTACAGTGGCTTGGCACTATTCACCTCCTGGCTGTTTATACAG CACTCCATGATCTACTTTTTCCACCACTATGAACTGCCAGCAATTCTTCAGCAAGCACGGATACAGCAAATTGTTAACCAAAATCAACAGCAGAATAATCCTGACCCTGCTCCCAATGCCGGACAGACGGGGGAACAGGCTACACCAAATGGACAGGTGCCAGCGCCTAATGTAGATGTTGGTCAGCCATCACCACTTCCCACAGAGTCTAACGACTCTGTCGATGCCATGTATCAGTCAGCCAATCAGACGCCAGGACAGGAGCCTGTTGATGCCATGTATCAGTCAGCCAATCAGACGCCAGGACAGGAGCCTAGCAACAGTCTATCAGATATGTCAACTGTACTTCCTTCATCTGTAGGTAGCCTGTCAGCAGCAGGAATTAATTCAAACAATTCAGATGATACGGGTCAGGTTTATGCAAGCAACAGTTtagaaaatgatataaatataggcAGTGATATAAATCAGAGATCTTTGGACATAAAAAGTCCATCTACCTTATCAGGTGAAACAAATGGTGCTCCAACTAATGTTTATACACACGACACGGGTGGTCGAGAAACAGACAGCAAGGCAAGGGAGACCACTGATCCAATATCTCCACAACTAGAGGGAGATAACCCACCTTCACTTCAACAAAATTGTGATAATGGTAAAACTGGAATTCCTACATCAAATTTAGAACATAACGATTCCAGTGTAGGCTCACAAAGATTTAATACAAACAATTCTGCAGTGGATGGAGGTGCCACAGGTTGA